In Drosophila nasuta strain 15112-1781.00 chromosome 2R, ASM2355853v1, whole genome shotgun sequence, a single genomic region encodes these proteins:
- the LOC132785204 gene encoding uncharacterized protein PF3D7_1120000-like, translated as MLQEVKEVEVVARKEKREEVEEQEAKEDEVVARVEVEEEVKEEAEEELDEVVEKVEKVAMAAAAPKTLAVIIKLIKNMTSRMMRKEVKMEKMDEAAEEAREGVVAVVEEVMEAVADPRATIMIIKEIKKVTKEMAKNELKMEKMSLQMAEEMEEVAAEKEEQEAVAVEVVEMTAKKAATMTLRMKNNAMARMKQQQGHEITRIIKEE; from the exons ATGTTGCAA GAGGTGAAGGAGGTCGAAGTAGTGGCAAGGAAAGAGAAGAGGGAGGAAGTGGAGGAACAGGAGGCGAAGGAGGACGAGGTGGTAGCAAgggtggaggtggaggaggaagtaaaggaggaggcggaggaggagcTGGACGAAGTGGTGGAAAAGGTGGAAAAGGTGGCGATGGCGGCAGCAGCTCCAAAGACACTGGCAGTGATAATAAAACTGATCAAAAACATGACAAGCAGAATGATGAGAAAAGAGGTCAAGATGGAGAAGATGGACGAGGCAGCAGAGGAGGCAAGGGAGGGCGTGGTGGCGGTGGTCGAGGAGGTGATGGAGGCGGTGGCAGATCCCAGAGCAacgataatgataataaaagaGATCAAAAAAGTGACAAAAGAGATGGCGAAAAACGAGCTCAAGATGGAGAAGATGTCACTGCAAATGGCGGAGGAAATGGAGGAGGTGGCGGCGGAAAAGGAGGAGCAggaggcggtggcggttgaGGTGGTAGAAATGACGGCAAAAAAGGCAGCGACAATGACACTGCGAATGAAAAACAACGCAATGGCAAGgatgaagcagcagcagggacATGAGATAACAAGGATAATAAAAGAAGAATGA
- the LOC132787086 gene encoding uncharacterized protein LOC132787086, translating into MSEQSAKQANGKANNAFPLTPDEIAELKETDMEMFRKIEEICATNQKGNYARRKATSMKEMGYEFDLDLECNLVYSPEKLENHMIELIRNRKQTDIKVVIHGHSFKCHQMILRLYTNYFKNVTVFECAYINSDSVTPLGFELAYEWMTTMELVPQRDHIVDLYMAARFLEMPELEELLSHDFQNRELFDEAEAFELFVETLPFEETPLQQLMLTRVSHYFLSAVGRREFCELNEKQVNAMLSSNVAGVNSELEIFMSAVRWFDEAWHIRKKHIEFVITAVRFELMPPWALLSLKATQTHPLMKLICEHPFVVERINAGLSTAVTQRVETELELRTGSDREWIIDERAAHHHVYKCPNWQLLSYTQFDSYLKQVSDAGSLFHTTLKARQFANLMACCQAKYLEAPNTSNTD; encoded by the exons ATGAGCGAACAAAGTGCAAAGCAAGCAAATGGCAAGGCCAACAACGCCTTCCCATTGACACCCGATGAGATTGCAGAGCTAAAGGAAAC AGATATGGAAATGTTTCGAAAAATCGAAGAGATCTGTGCAACGAACCAGAAAGGAAATTATGCGCGTCGCAAAGCAACTTCAATGAAGGAAATGGGATATGAATTTGATTTGGATCTGGAATGCAACCTGGTTTACAGTCCAGAGAAGCTAGAGAACCATATGATTGAGTTGATAAGGAATCGCAAGCAAACGGACATCAAGGTTGTGATCCATGGTCACAGCTTCAAGTGTCACCAAATGATATTGCGACTATACAcgaattactttaaaaatgtgACTGTCTTCGAGTGTGCTTACATCAATTCGGATAGTGTGACACCTTTGGGCTTTGAGTTGGCCTACGAGTGGATGACAACGATGGAGCTTGTGCCACAACGCGATCACATTGTTGATCTCTATATGGCAGCTCGTTTTCTGGAAATGCCTGAGCTTGAAGAGTTGCTTTCTCATGACTTTCAGAATCGCGAACTCTTCGACGAAGCCGAGGCCTTTGAGCTTTTTGTAGAGACGCTGCCCTTTGAGGAGAcgccgctgcagcagctgatGTTAACAAGAGTTAGTCACTACTTTCTCTCAGCTGTGGGCAGGAGAGAGTTCTGTGAGCTGAACGAAAAGCAAGTGAACGCTATGCTCAGCAGCAATGTGGCAGGTGTGAATAGTGAGCTAGAGATCTTTATGTCTGCCGTGCGTTGGTTCGATGAAGCGTGGCACATACGCAAAAAGCACATCGAGTTTGTGATTACAGCCGTGAGGTTTGAGTTGATGCCGCCTTGGGCTTTGCTTTCCTTAAAAGCCACTCAAACGCATCCTTTGATGAAGCTCATTTGTGAGCATCCTTTTGTTGTGGAACGCATCAATGCAGGACTTTCAACTGCTGTGACTCAACGAGTGGAAACTGAGCTGGAGTTGCGAACTGGCTCCGATCGCGAATGGATCATTGATGAGCGTGCTGCCCATCATCATGTCTACAAGTGCCCCAATTGGCAGCTTTTAAGCTACACGCAGTTTGATTCTTATCTTAAACAAGTCTCCGATGCTGGGTCACTTTTTCACACCACACTTAAGGCCAGACAATTTGCCAATTTGATGGCCTGTTGTCAGGCAAAATATTTGGAAGCCCCCAACACTTCGAATACCGATTAA